The genomic stretch TGGAATACTGATTGACTTTACCCACGTCTCGATGTGGCAAGGTTGTTTGGACCAGGCTACGCGCCATAAATCCAAGCTCCGGATCTTCATACTCTTCCAGAACTTTCTGAATTCTACCCTGCATCTTTTTTGATAATTCCATATTTGCTTGACAATAACATTATATAATATTATTATCAACAAGATGTTTAAAACAGTTTAACAAGGTTACTAACATGGTACTAAGTGTGGCAAACCCCAAGGGTGGCGTGGGCAAAACGACAATAGCCGTTAACTTGGCATATGCAATGCTGCTTGATTACAAAGATGTCATGATTCTGGACCTCGACCTACAACGGTCAGCTTCGTTATGGGCAAAATTACGTGAGCAAAATTTAATAATCCCTATTCCAGTACTAACCACGAACAATGTAAAAGAGATAAGCGGTCTCTGTAATTTATATAAAGGCAATTCCGGACTTCTGGTGGTTGATTGCGCTGGTTTGGATAGCGATTATAACCGCGAAGTTCTATCCATGTCGGACGTTGTCGTTATTCCAGTACGCCCATCACAAATAGAGGTGTTTGGTCTGAACAGGTTTATGTCTGTATTAAATACAATTAAAAAGACAGGACATGTGTTAATTAACTGCGCATATACTACAAGCGTAAAAAAAATAGAAAACCTTTTCGAGTTTGTTGATAATATAAACGGTCTTAAACAGTTAAAAACTGTTATAAGATACAGAGTAGATTATCAAGATTCATATGCATCCGGCAAGTCCGTCATAGAGCATAACAAAGGCTCACAGGCCGCAAAGGAGATGCACAAACTACGTCACGAACTCAGAGAGGTTTTGAAGGAGGCAACAAAATGAGTAAGACTGGATTTGTTAGCGTTGATACACTGGAAGGAGTTGATGAAAACGCTATTACAAGCAAAAGTGTGCACATCAAAAATCCAGGAGGAAGACCACGGAAAGAAGATCATGAAAGGCTTGAAAAGGTGACTATTTATTTAACACAAACAGAAAAAAAAGATGCAGAAACTAAAGCAAAAGGGATAGGAGTACCACTCTCGAGCTATCTTAAAATGCGTATTTATGGATTGTTAAAAACAGT from Syntrophales bacterium encodes the following:
- a CDS encoding ParA family protein, translating into MVLSVANPKGGVGKTTIAVNLAYAMLLDYKDVMILDLDLQRSASLWAKLREQNLIIPIPVLTTNNVKEISGLCNLYKGNSGLLVVDCAGLDSDYNREVLSMSDVVVIPVRPSQIEVFGLNRFMSVLNTIKKTGHVLINCAYTTSVKKIENLFEFVDNINGLKQLKTVIRYRVDYQDSYASGKSVIEHNKGSQAAKEMHKLRHELREVLKEATK